Proteins encoded by one window of Actinocorallia herbida:
- a CDS encoding TetR/AcrR family transcriptional regulator produces MAAAPQRHSMDTEEMPAYKLKRRRRILDAALSALSDQDYEQIRISEVAQRAGVAQGTLYRYFVSKDHLYAVVLQDWLANISADQIAPASSAAKDRIRARVHAVIGAFERQPRFFKLLMLLYSSNDVEVDPIRTAIAGNAQRLLARDMDVLGTPTTQDTAIMLWSIISSQLVNAAYHDGSYAEIYRIADVYIDMLPESGRPG; encoded by the coding sequence ATGGCGGCGGCGCCTCAGCGGCACTCGATGGACACCGAGGAGATGCCCGCCTACAAGCTGAAGCGCAGGCGGCGGATCCTCGACGCGGCCCTGTCGGCGTTGTCCGACCAGGACTACGAGCAGATCCGCATCAGCGAGGTCGCCCAGCGGGCCGGGGTCGCACAGGGCACGCTCTACCGCTACTTCGTCTCCAAGGACCATCTCTACGCCGTCGTCCTCCAGGACTGGCTGGCGAACATCAGCGCCGATCAGATCGCCCCGGCGTCCAGCGCCGCCAAGGACCGCATCCGCGCCCGGGTGCACGCGGTCATCGGCGCCTTCGAGCGACAGCCCCGCTTCTTCAAGCTGCTGATGCTGCTCTACAGCAGCAACGACGTGGAAGTGGATCCGATCCGCACGGCCATCGCCGGCAACGCCCAGCGCCTCCTCGCGCGGGACATGGACGTCCTGGGCACCCCCACCACCCAGGACACCGCGATCATGCTCTGGTCGATCATCTCCAGCCAGCTGGTCAACGCCGCCTATCACGACGGCAGCTACGCCGAGATCTACCGCATCGCCGACGTCTACATCGACATGCTCCCCGAATCCGGCAGGCCCGGCTAG
- a CDS encoding class I adenylate-forming enzyme family protein, with translation MPQPVVTLHQDVVAELTGPGGDFELEQVTVGGLEFRAFKRAPANLGDFFAEAGSAFGERVLLVQEGREHTIGELLGAARRLAASLRDEFAVAAGDRVGIVMRNRPEYLVSLFAVARAGAVAVLFNSRGSAAELRAATDDVPCSVVIADEPRAGRLAEGGCAVPVVVVRESGGPGGPLDYAALAGTDRREAEPVPVDRDAPAWILFTSGTSGRAKGAVLTQRNVGNMIANMRFLKESGIELNSRLHGVPADVLRKHLPPPVSLLVYPLFHVSGLSVLMTALLNGGRTVGLRRWDPVEAGRLMIAHRVTLLSAPPLALHDLLSLPDAAEVLGGLVQIGAGGQATPPGLARRMSESAPDAAQGGGWGMTETVATVCSIAGPLVQARPGAAGRVIPIMDVRAVNEEGLVLSSGGTGELEVRGVLVMSGYWGLPEATKAAFDGEWYRTGDLGHVDAEGFVHVIDRITDMVISGGENIYCAEVEKVLSLVDDFVEVAVFGVPDLRLGERTIAAIRPRAGAPTSQEEVKALVGEALADYKVPSEVVFLAEPFPRTATGKVLKAELRAAFLTGAT, from the coding sequence ATGCCGCAGCCGGTCGTGACCTTGCACCAGGACGTGGTGGCCGAGTTGACGGGGCCGGGAGGCGACTTCGAACTCGAACAGGTGACGGTCGGCGGGCTGGAGTTCCGCGCTTTCAAGCGGGCGCCCGCGAACCTCGGGGACTTCTTCGCCGAGGCGGGGTCCGCCTTCGGGGAGCGCGTCCTCCTCGTCCAGGAAGGGCGCGAGCACACGATCGGAGAGCTGCTCGGCGCGGCCCGGAGGCTGGCCGCGTCGCTGCGGGACGAGTTCGCCGTCGCCGCGGGGGACCGGGTCGGCATCGTCATGCGCAACCGGCCCGAGTACCTGGTCTCCCTGTTCGCGGTGGCCCGCGCCGGCGCCGTCGCCGTGCTGTTCAACAGCCGCGGCTCGGCCGCCGAACTCCGCGCCGCGACCGACGACGTCCCGTGCTCGGTCGTCATCGCCGACGAGCCCAGGGCGGGGAGGCTCGCCGAAGGAGGCTGCGCCGTGCCGGTCGTCGTGGTGCGCGAGTCCGGTGGGCCCGGTGGGCCGCTCGATTACGCGGCGCTCGCCGGGACGGACCGCCGCGAGGCCGAGCCCGTGCCCGTCGACCGGGATGCTCCGGCCTGGATCCTGTTCACCTCCGGCACCTCCGGAAGGGCCAAGGGCGCGGTTCTCACGCAGCGCAACGTCGGCAACATGATCGCGAACATGAGGTTTCTGAAGGAATCGGGCATCGAGCTCAACTCGCGCCTCCACGGGGTACCCGCCGACGTCCTCAGGAAGCACCTTCCCCCGCCGGTGTCCCTCCTGGTGTATCCGCTCTTCCACGTCTCCGGGCTGAGCGTCCTGATGACGGCCCTGCTGAACGGCGGCAGGACCGTCGGCCTGCGCCGCTGGGATCCGGTCGAGGCGGGCCGACTGATGATCGCGCACAGGGTGACCCTGCTGTCCGCCCCGCCGCTCGCCCTGCACGACCTGCTCTCCCTGCCCGACGCGGCCGAGGTGCTGGGCGGCCTCGTCCAGATCGGCGCGGGCGGGCAGGCCACCCCGCCCGGCCTGGCCCGACGGATGAGCGAGAGCGCGCCGGACGCCGCGCAGGGCGGCGGCTGGGGGATGACCGAGACCGTCGCGACGGTGTGCAGCATCGCGGGGCCGCTGGTCCAGGCGCGCCCGGGGGCCGCCGGCCGCGTCATCCCGATCATGGACGTGCGCGCGGTGAACGAGGAGGGCCTGGTCCTGTCTTCGGGCGGCACCGGAGAACTCGAAGTGCGCGGGGTCCTGGTCATGAGCGGCTACTGGGGCCTGCCCGAGGCGACGAAGGCGGCGTTCGACGGCGAGTGGTACCGCACCGGAGACCTCGGGCACGTCGACGCCGAGGGCTTCGTCCACGTGATCGACCGGATCACCGACATGGTGATCAGCGGCGGCGAGAACATCTACTGCGCCGAGGTGGAGAAGGTGCTGTCTCTCGTGGACGATTTCGTCGAGGTCGCCGTGTTCGGCGTCCCGGATCTTCGGCTGGGCGAGCGGACCATCGCGGCGATCCGCCCGCGTGCGGGCGCACCGACCTCCCAGGAGGAGGTCAAGGCCCTCGTGGGCGAGGCACTCGCCGACTACAAGGTGCCCAGCGAGGTCGTCTTCCTCGCGGAGCCCTTCCCCCGCACCGCTACGGGCAAGGTGCTGAAGGCGGAACTCCGCGCGGCGTTCCTGACCGGCGCGACCTGA
- a CDS encoding serine/threonine-protein kinase, with protein sequence MRTGLEIAGRYRVEEKLGQGAFGEVWTAEDLLRERRVAVKFLHRHVADSEPLWLSKFRQEARIAVRLNHPGVTSVEDFGEYDGQWHLVMELLDGRDLGREIAGHPQGLEPGRAVRLVEQVVRALRAAHEHGIVHRDLKPGNLMLLAGDRIKICDFGIAHIAEATASHSIDGRQVGTPAYMAPEQWLGQPVDHRTDLYAVGAILHTLLTGAPPFPGPTVTAFMGQHLTLPPPPVTHSDIPARLSDLIQNLLHKDPADRPDHTFVLNALAASAEPADPSAADRPPAGGIEAARYWFVKTIETEDEDQAPRAMLNLGLLEWGQENHEAVRSWLARAADSGHSYAAPLAMHNLAILERDHGGDTEVARSWFVKAIETEDEDQAPRAMLNLAMFEWGQGDLGATRSWLLKAADSGHSYAAPLAMHNLAILERDHRSTD encoded by the coding sequence GTGCGGACGGGGCTGGAGATCGCCGGGCGTTACCGGGTGGAGGAGAAGCTGGGGCAGGGCGCGTTCGGCGAGGTGTGGACGGCCGAGGACCTGCTCAGGGAGCGGCGGGTGGCCGTCAAGTTCCTGCACCGGCATGTGGCGGATTCCGAACCGCTGTGGTTGAGCAAGTTCCGGCAGGAGGCGCGGATAGCCGTCCGGCTGAACCACCCGGGGGTCACGTCGGTCGAGGACTTCGGCGAGTACGACGGGCAGTGGCACCTCGTCATGGAACTCCTCGACGGCAGGGATCTCGGCCGTGAGATCGCAGGGCATCCGCAGGGCCTGGAGCCCGGCCGGGCGGTGCGGCTGGTCGAGCAGGTGGTGCGCGCCCTGCGCGCCGCCCACGAGCACGGGATCGTGCACCGCGACCTCAAACCGGGCAACCTCATGCTCCTGGCGGGCGACCGGATCAAGATCTGCGACTTCGGCATCGCCCACATCGCCGAGGCGACCGCGAGCCACAGCATCGACGGCCGCCAGGTCGGCACACCCGCCTACATGGCTCCCGAACAGTGGCTGGGGCAGCCCGTCGACCACCGCACGGACCTCTACGCGGTCGGTGCCATCCTGCACACCCTCCTCACCGGCGCCCCTCCCTTCCCCGGCCCCACCGTCACCGCCTTCATGGGCCAGCACCTCACTCTCCCCCCACCGCCCGTCACCCACTCCGACATCCCCGCCCGCCTCTCCGACCTCATCCAGAACCTCCTCCACAAGGACCCCGCCGATCGCCCCGACCACACCTTTGTGCTCAACGCCCTGGCCGCTTCGGCCGAGCCCGCGGATCCATCCGCGGCGGATCGCCCACCGGCCGGCGGCATCGAGGCCGCCCGCTACTGGTTCGTCAAGACCATCGAGACGGAGGACGAGGACCAGGCGCCGAGGGCGATGCTGAACCTGGGGCTGCTGGAGTGGGGACAGGAGAACCACGAGGCGGTGCGTTCGTGGCTGGCGAGGGCGGCGGATTCGGGGCACTCCTACGCGGCTCCGTTGGCGATGCACAACCTGGCCATCCTGGAGCGCGACCACGGCGGAGACACGGAAGTGGCCCGCTCCTGGTTCGTCAAGGCGATCGAGACCGAGGACGAGGACCAGGCGCCGAGGGCGATGCTGAACCTGGCAATGTTCGAGTGGGGGCAGGGAGATCTGGGAGCGACGCGCTCGTGGCTCCTGAAGGCCGCGGACTCCGGGCACTCCTACGCGGCTCCGTTGGCGATGCACAACCTGGCCATCCTGGAGCGCGACCACAGAAGCACGGATTAG